In Scyliorhinus torazame isolate Kashiwa2021f chromosome 9, sScyTor2.1, whole genome shotgun sequence, a single window of DNA contains:
- the lmbrd2b gene encoding G-protein coupled receptor-associated protein LMBRD2B codes for MDSAISHQTREQTAYTSIMGSMRVISFIADGFYIYYPTLVVILCIATYFSLGTRCLNVLGFQQFMGDNEMTSDLVDEGKELIKREKRKRQRLEDGESRRREWKERYGNQKEEFTRNRGSHSEIADSLQATKRASKYCRSSSRTERDCLELLQDPEPMDFNADSFSDDGPDHNSELGRYQPSGRYLSMSRSRIFDDI; via the exons ATGGATTCTGCAATTTCACACCAGACCAGAGAGCAGACAGCGTATACCTCG aTTATGGGCTCAATGCGGGTCATCTCCTTCATTGCTGACGGGTTCTACATATATTACCCCACACTGGTTGTCATCCTCTGTATTGCTACATACTTCAG CCTGGGGACACGCTGCCTAAACGTTCTCGGTTTCCAGCAATTTATGGGAGACAATGAAATGACATCTGACCTTGTGGATGAAGGGAAGGAGCTGATTAAAAGAG AGAAGCGGAAACGCCAGCGTCTGGAGGATGGGGAGAGTCGGCGGAGG GAATGGAAGGAACGTTACGGAAATCAGAAAGAGGAATTCACACGAAATAGAGGTTCTCACTCTGAAATTGCCGATTCCCTACAGGCCACAAAACGCG CTTCCAAATACTGCCGTTCGAGCAGCAGAACAGAAAGAGATTGTCTGGAACTATTGCAGGATCCGGAGCCAATGGATTTCAATGCAGACTCCTTCAGTGACGATGGCCCTGATCACAACTCTGAGCTGGGGAG GTACCAGCCAAGTGGACGGTATCTCTCCATGTCTCGCAGCCGGATCTTTGATGATATCTGA